One window from the genome of Bdellovibrio sp. NC01 encodes:
- a CDS encoding HNH endonuclease family protein: MNFIRGMKIHTKAVAQITLSIAAVLVSISVHAQENVEGASSSQQDSSSQQPTQQAQQPAYQQYYTVNESATETIEVPAKKNVSGTFDLTKDFSPAQLAAKAKVIVINILKWVAHNEPLSVPQEKYIRKLHFGRWINDPMDDTCMNTRARVLVRDSEVDVTYKGTRQCTVESGKWLDPYANQEVTEAKGIQIDHLVPLKNAYLSGAWEWDYKTRCLYANYMYFKPHLVSAGGHENMSKSDSGPEKYLPPNEDYRCEYVRNWLAVKTIWKLKMNPDEVQAIADAFKQYKCKVQNFMMSKDGLAQQRDFIEANLNFCMINKR; encoded by the coding sequence ATGAATTTCATTAGGGGAATGAAAATTCATACAAAAGCTGTAGCACAAATCACACTGTCGATCGCTGCAGTTCTTGTTTCAATATCAGTTCACGCACAAGAAAACGTTGAGGGCGCATCAAGCTCGCAACAGGATTCTTCGTCGCAACAACCAACGCAACAAGCGCAACAGCCCGCCTATCAACAGTATTACACTGTGAATGAAAGCGCGACAGAGACAATCGAAGTCCCCGCTAAAAAGAATGTCTCTGGCACTTTCGACTTAACGAAAGACTTCAGCCCCGCTCAATTGGCAGCAAAGGCGAAAGTCATTGTTATCAATATTTTGAAATGGGTTGCGCACAACGAGCCTCTTTCAGTTCCTCAAGAAAAATATATTCGTAAACTTCACTTCGGCCGCTGGATCAATGACCCAATGGACGATACATGCATGAACACACGCGCTCGTGTCCTGGTTCGTGATAGCGAAGTCGATGTGACATATAAAGGTACAAGACAGTGCACAGTTGAATCTGGCAAATGGCTTGATCCTTATGCAAACCAAGAAGTGACTGAAGCCAAAGGCATTCAAATCGACCACTTGGTTCCTTTGAAAAATGCTTACTTGTCTGGTGCTTGGGAGTGGGATTACAAAACTCGCTGCCTGTACGCGAACTATATGTACTTCAAACCGCACTTGGTATCTGCTGGCGGACACGAAAACATGTCTAAGAGCGATAGCGGTCCGGAAAAATATCTTCCACCGAATGAAGACTATCGTTGCGAATACGTTCGTAACTGGTTGGCAGTAAAAACAATCTGGAAATTGAAAATGAATCCAGATGAAGTTCAAGCTATTGCTGACGCTTTCAAACAATACAAATGCAAAGTTCAAAACTTCATGATGAGCAAAGACGGCTTGGCGCAACAACGCGACTTCATCGAAGCCAATTTGAATTTCTGCATGATCAATAAAAGATGA
- a CDS encoding helix-turn-helix transcriptional regulator gives MSSELIEIDPNELRALLRTRGLSRYDLAKKLDISTKTVQRWLNESVRRIRLETLERLAGALEVNPEQLKKSATPIANHKTNKTLDQLCSFEFFKKVRTNGDWENYLDILKTFNPQALSSEQRLDLYKHIGICSYYLRKFKACRLYLKRADEIADALNRPVEKLLIYKWQAAREHNLGNFAEAQNHLLRAEELLSHTDDMSIHAWYFYYKAQFLHQEGHYEASLAFGKQALLLEYTMEEAPNMLHISLQYFQVGCTHLRLGNYLKAKIMFQRMLRCAEKAGWVRGVSFGHFYLAVVYKLAGRSHLVHRHFGKARVFHHFVKERRHDPHVAQIEFLYQISNARFEESKKNILQRLKKARNSRLHFAYTVIDALFLQKLCPDLLTIRQSYLDMTEEFFTKNNIKPGLELLKTLSQKTHMTEHEVFQLYHF, from the coding sequence ATGAGTAGCGAATTAATAGAGATTGACCCGAATGAACTTCGGGCTTTGCTCCGCACGCGGGGACTCTCCCGTTATGATCTTGCGAAGAAATTAGATATTTCCACCAAGACAGTGCAGCGATGGTTGAATGAGTCGGTCCGACGTATTCGACTCGAAACCTTAGAACGATTAGCCGGCGCTTTGGAGGTCAATCCAGAGCAACTTAAAAAGTCAGCCACACCTATAGCCAATCATAAAACAAACAAAACTTTAGATCAGTTGTGCTCCTTCGAGTTCTTCAAAAAAGTCAGAACCAATGGCGATTGGGAAAACTATCTCGACATTTTAAAAACGTTCAATCCGCAAGCTCTTTCTTCTGAACAACGTTTGGATTTGTATAAGCATATTGGAATTTGCTCTTACTATCTTCGTAAATTCAAAGCATGTCGCCTGTATCTTAAACGCGCCGATGAAATTGCTGATGCTCTCAACCGCCCCGTTGAAAAATTATTGATCTACAAGTGGCAAGCCGCACGCGAGCACAACCTCGGAAATTTCGCAGAAGCACAAAATCATCTTTTGCGTGCAGAAGAACTTCTTTCCCACACCGATGATATGAGCATTCACGCGTGGTACTTCTACTACAAAGCGCAGTTCCTACATCAAGAAGGACATTACGAAGCGTCTTTAGCATTCGGAAAACAAGCGCTGCTCTTGGAATATACAATGGAGGAAGCTCCAAACATGTTGCATATTTCTTTGCAGTACTTCCAGGTTGGTTGCACACACTTGCGTTTAGGAAATTATTTAAAAGCAAAGATTATGTTTCAACGCATGCTTCGTTGCGCGGAAAAAGCGGGATGGGTTCGCGGCGTTAGTTTCGGACACTTCTATCTTGCAGTGGTTTACAAATTAGCAGGTCGCAGCCATCTAGTGCACAGACATTTCGGCAAAGCGCGAGTATTTCATCACTTTGTAAAGGAACGTCGTCACGATCCTCATGTGGCACAGATTGAATTCCTTTATCAAATTAGCAATGCTCGCTTTGAAGAATCAAAGAAGAATATCCTTCAGCGTTTGAAAAAAGCTCGCAACAGTCGCTTGCATTTTGCTTACACTGTGATTGATGCTTTATTTTTACAAAAGCTTTGTCCGGATTTATTGACGATTCGTCAAAGCTATCTTGATATGACCGAAGAATTTTTCACTAAAAATAATATCAAGCCCGGACTCGAGTTACTCAAGACACTGTCACAAAAAACTCACATGACAGAGCACGAAGTTTTTCAGCTTTATCATTTTTAA
- a CDS encoding FtsX-like permease family protein translates to MLVGHLFRHFIFSKRAGALVKRIAWLSMGAISISVTAFLVVLFVMNGMNASIKSRIVGLEPHMYVQIPTAKTAQALEVHPSFQRLKEDPGNKVYVYETQDIIIRSQDGQFRGGIARGVTKPSLEHFVEQLRKLDSKKPSTQNLKDESPTYFWDPQEIPDEGEVVLGVDLAQSLGVFEGDFITVVSPAGLLLPPGETPKFERVRIKKIVTTSLADIDSQYLFYQRGKALKQLDNEGLKKIGIEAWLSDESKIDSVKEDLLKFPDVQVETWEDRNGALLYALKLEKLTIGFFLGLAGMIAASSILTVLALLLSQKRRDIAILRAIGLSGRLTVRTFTQIGCMLSAIGVLTGVILGTGIGIYIEHNPINFLPQQIYYDASIPALVDWKLVVGTLFVSAGIAWLGSYVPARTSSEVQPSEALRIK, encoded by the coding sequence ATGCTAGTTGGGCATCTCTTTCGTCATTTTATCTTCTCTAAACGTGCAGGAGCGCTGGTAAAGCGTATTGCTTGGCTGTCGATGGGGGCGATCTCTATCAGTGTGACAGCGTTTTTAGTTGTTCTGTTTGTGATGAATGGGATGAATGCCAGTATTAAATCGCGCATTGTCGGTCTTGAGCCACATATGTACGTGCAAATTCCTACGGCTAAAACAGCGCAAGCATTAGAGGTTCACCCGAGCTTTCAGCGCTTGAAAGAAGATCCAGGCAACAAAGTTTATGTCTATGAAACCCAAGACATCATCATTCGCAGTCAGGATGGACAATTTCGCGGTGGTATTGCGCGAGGTGTGACAAAGCCAAGTCTTGAGCATTTTGTCGAACAACTGCGAAAGCTCGACAGTAAAAAACCTTCGACGCAAAATCTGAAAGATGAAAGTCCCACTTACTTCTGGGACCCGCAAGAGATTCCAGATGAGGGCGAAGTTGTTCTGGGTGTTGATCTTGCGCAATCGCTGGGTGTCTTTGAAGGTGATTTCATCACGGTGGTGTCGCCTGCAGGCTTGTTGTTGCCGCCTGGGGAAACTCCAAAATTTGAACGTGTGCGTATCAAGAAGATTGTGACGACGAGTCTTGCCGATATCGATTCGCAGTATTTGTTCTATCAGCGTGGTAAAGCGCTGAAGCAACTTGATAATGAAGGCTTAAAGAAAATCGGTATTGAAGCGTGGCTTTCCGATGAGTCAAAGATCGATAGCGTGAAAGAAGATTTGTTGAAATTCCCAGACGTGCAGGTTGAGACGTGGGAAGATCGCAATGGCGCTTTGCTTTACGCTTTAAAATTAGAAAAGCTGACAATTGGGTTCTTTTTAGGTCTTGCTGGGATGATTGCGGCAAGCTCCATTCTGACGGTGTTAGCACTTTTGCTTTCGCAAAAAAGAAGGGACATCGCGATTCTTCGTGCGATTGGATTGTCGGGTCGTTTGACGGTTCGTACATTCACACAAATCGGTTGTATGTTGTCGGCGATCGGTGTGCTGACGGGCGTGATTTTAGGAACCGGTATTGGCATTTATATCGAACACAATCCGATTAACTTCTTACCGCAGCAAATTTATTACGATGCTTCGATCCCGGCTCTTGTCGACTGGAAATTGGTTGTTGGAACGTTGTTTGTCAGCGCTGGGATTGCGTGGTTGGGATCTTACGTTCCAGCTAGAACATCTTCAGAAGTTCAGCCATCAGAAGCTTTGCGCATTAAATAG
- a CDS encoding M14 family zinc carboxypeptidase, translating into MKTSIFTYTSKGMPVPAFEFENGGPEVLILGGVHGDEIEGVICAQELLKHFMTSFTYKMNLTLVPQFNLEGVIYKTRGNGNGVDLNRNLPTKDWSPEVKTPRYNPGPFAASEPENKGLMEYIEKKKPVLICSLHSWNPVLNVNGDCYAFAKVLAEHTGYKIDDDIGYPTPGCLGTYSGLERNCPTLTYEIQRGQIAEDIIKIHVPAILEALKVYNK; encoded by the coding sequence ATGAAAACTTCGATCTTTACTTACACTTCTAAGGGAATGCCTGTTCCTGCCTTCGAATTCGAAAATGGCGGACCGGAAGTTCTGATCCTTGGCGGCGTTCACGGCGATGAAATCGAAGGTGTGATCTGCGCACAAGAATTATTGAAGCATTTCATGACGTCGTTCACTTACAAAATGAATCTGACACTGGTTCCGCAATTCAACTTGGAAGGCGTGATCTATAAAACGCGCGGCAACGGCAACGGTGTCGATTTGAATCGCAACCTGCCAACAAAAGACTGGTCCCCTGAAGTAAAAACTCCACGTTATAATCCAGGACCATTCGCCGCCTCTGAGCCTGAAAACAAAGGCTTGATGGAATACATCGAAAAGAAAAAACCAGTTTTGATCTGCTCTTTGCATTCGTGGAATCCCGTATTGAATGTGAATGGTGATTGCTACGCTTTCGCAAAAGTGTTGGCAGAACATACGGGTTATAAAATTGATGACGATATTGGCTACCCAACGCCTGGTTGCTTAGGTACTTATTCAGGTTTAGAGCGCAACTGCCCGACTTTGACTTACGAAATTCAACGTGGGCAAATCGCAGAGGACATCATCAAGATCCACGTGCCAGCGATTTTGGAAGCTTTGAAGGTTTACAACAAGTAG
- the lysA gene encoding diaminopimelate decarboxylase: MEYINNELHIGPNKKNLKSLTANYMRPIYVYDLDFIRMRFKAMAAALQNVRIFYAMKANSNPEVLACLKECGAGADVVSLGEIKRALESGFTPADIVYSGVGKTRHEITEALKLEIYQINVESLPELERIGEIAKAMGKKASIALRLNPDIDIKTHPYIATGLRDNKFGMELSLIPELIACLKKYASSLELVGVSLHLGSQMLEFDGYQEALERLKNVYHSLKQEFSTLRRFDFGGGLGIIYERSELDKEQSLLQEYAKITLNSLKELNCELQSEPGRWLLAHAGVLITQVQYVKKTSEKTFVIVDSGMNHLVRPSLYEAYHTILPLDKKSHEGVYDIVGPICESSDFFAKDRKLPEVKEGDFLAIADAGAYGYSMASTYNQQELPLEICI; this comes from the coding sequence GTGGAATACATCAATAATGAACTGCATATAGGCCCTAATAAAAAGAATTTGAAAAGCCTCACAGCAAATTATATGCGGCCTATCTACGTTTATGACTTAGATTTCATTCGTATGCGCTTCAAAGCGATGGCGGCGGCGCTGCAAAATGTGCGTATTTTCTACGCAATGAAAGCGAACTCAAATCCCGAAGTCTTGGCTTGCCTTAAAGAATGTGGGGCGGGTGCTGACGTTGTGTCTTTAGGTGAAATCAAGCGCGCTTTAGAAAGCGGATTTACGCCGGCGGATATCGTTTATAGCGGTGTCGGTAAAACTCGCCACGAGATTACTGAGGCATTGAAATTAGAAATCTATCAAATCAACGTCGAAAGTCTGCCGGAGCTAGAGCGCATTGGTGAAATCGCAAAAGCCATGGGCAAAAAAGCGTCCATTGCTTTGCGTTTAAATCCTGACATCGATATCAAAACACACCCTTATATTGCGACGGGTCTTCGTGACAACAAGTTCGGTATGGAATTGTCGCTGATTCCGGAATTGATCGCGTGCCTTAAAAAATATGCGAGCTCTTTAGAGTTAGTCGGTGTGAGCTTGCACTTGGGTTCGCAGATGCTTGAGTTCGATGGCTATCAAGAGGCTTTAGAGCGTCTTAAAAATGTTTATCACTCGTTGAAACAGGAATTTTCGACTTTGCGTCGTTTTGATTTCGGTGGTGGCTTAGGCATTATTTACGAGCGTTCTGAATTGGATAAAGAACAAAGTCTTTTGCAGGAATACGCAAAGATCACTTTGAATTCTTTAAAAGAATTAAACTGTGAATTGCAGTCAGAACCAGGTCGGTGGTTGCTTGCTCATGCAGGTGTGCTGATCACTCAAGTACAATATGTGAAAAAGACGTCCGAGAAAACATTCGTAATTGTCGATTCAGGAATGAATCACTTGGTGCGTCCGTCGCTGTACGAGGCTTATCATACGATTTTACCGCTGGATAAAAAATCGCACGAAGGTGTTTACGATATCGTGGGGCCTATCTGCGAATCTTCAGACTTCTTTGCTAAAGATCGTAAGCTTCCTGAAGTGAAAGAAGGAGATTTCTTAGCTATTGCGGATGCGGGGGCCTATGGATACTCCATGGCTTCGACCTACAATCAGCAAGAACTGCCTTTGGAAATCTGTATTTAA
- the murI gene encoding glutamate racemase has product MKDHDSRPIGVFDSGIGGLTVLKELALQFPQESFLYLGDTARLPYGSKSGHTIRKYSEQNIEFLKRQDVKAIVIACNSASTQVPESEFAGLPVYNVIGPGSQRALEVSSGLRIGILGTRATINSQAYTKRIHSMNPKAQVFDQACPLFVPLAEEGWDSDPVTNLIVFRYLSTLMQNQIDTLILGCTHYPILKNSIARVTGSSIELVDSGEAIADWLEEDFIAGRLQRRKDPAPRMVTVSTTDSSTHFTELAHRILKPVKADEFRVVDLV; this is encoded by the coding sequence ATGAAAGATCATGATTCACGTCCCATAGGTGTTTTTGATTCAGGTATCGGCGGGCTCACAGTATTGAAAGAGCTCGCTTTACAATTCCCTCAAGAAAGTTTTCTTTACTTGGGGGATACGGCTCGATTGCCCTATGGTTCGAAATCAGGTCACACCATTCGAAAATATTCTGAACAGAATATCGAATTCTTAAAACGCCAAGACGTTAAAGCCATCGTGATCGCTTGTAATTCTGCCTCCACGCAAGTTCCTGAAAGTGAATTTGCAGGTTTGCCTGTTTACAACGTCATTGGCCCGGGCTCACAAAGAGCTTTGGAAGTTTCAAGTGGTCTGCGCATTGGGATCCTTGGCACACGTGCCACGATCAATAGCCAAGCTTATACAAAACGCATTCACAGCATGAATCCAAAAGCACAGGTCTTCGATCAAGCCTGTCCTTTATTTGTGCCTTTGGCTGAAGAAGGTTGGGATTCAGATCCGGTCACTAATTTGATCGTGTTCCGTTACTTAAGTACACTTATGCAAAACCAGATCGACACATTGATTCTGGGTTGCACTCACTATCCTATTTTGAAAAATTCGATTGCACGTGTGACGGGCTCAAGTATTGAACTTGTCGATTCGGGTGAAGCTATCGCCGACTGGTTGGAAGAAGACTTCATCGCAGGCCGTCTGCAACGCCGCAAAGATCCAGCCCCGCGCATGGTAACGGTCTCAACAACGGATTCTTCGACACACTTTACGGAACTCGCCCACAGAATTTTAAAACCTGTGAAAGCTGACGAATTCCGCGTCGTTGATTTAGTTTAA
- a CDS encoding guanosine monophosphate reductase: MFNWKDIKHRGKGLTFDDVLIMPARSDVRSRRDPQLTTKLTKNVSIETPIVSANMDMVTEYDMAFAMNQLGGIGILHRFLSIEDQAAQARRLKEAGVKNISASVGVGEEFKTRAKALVDAGVNVITIDIAHGHSVQMMETMKWLKDHYPQVDLIAGNMATPDAARDLIESGADAIKVGIGPGSMCTTRIITGCGVPQLTAIALCAEVAAGYGVPVIADGGIRTSGDMVKAFAAGASTVMLGSMLSGTIETPGEIKNGKKQYRGMASRAAQDNWRGGVPEGMAPEGESTQVAVKGHVKDVIFEVTGGIRSGMSYINATSIAEIKEKALFIEMSSNGISESRAHGVKS, encoded by the coding sequence ATGTTTAACTGGAAAGATATTAAGCACCGTGGAAAAGGTCTCACTTTCGATGACGTCTTGATTATGCCAGCGCGTTCTGACGTGCGTTCTCGTCGTGATCCACAATTGACGACAAAACTGACTAAAAACGTTTCCATCGAAACTCCGATCGTCAGTGCGAACATGGACATGGTGACAGAGTACGACATGGCCTTCGCGATGAATCAATTGGGTGGTATCGGTATCCTTCACCGCTTCCTTTCAATTGAAGATCAAGCAGCGCAAGCACGCCGCTTGAAAGAAGCTGGTGTAAAAAATATTTCTGCCAGCGTCGGCGTTGGAGAAGAATTTAAAACTCGCGCAAAAGCGTTGGTGGATGCAGGTGTGAATGTGATCACGATTGATATCGCTCACGGTCACTCTGTGCAAATGATGGAAACGATGAAGTGGTTGAAAGATCACTACCCACAAGTTGATTTGATTGCGGGCAACATGGCGACTCCAGATGCCGCTCGTGATTTGATTGAATCAGGCGCTGACGCTATCAAAGTTGGTATCGGTCCTGGCTCGATGTGTACAACTCGTATCATCACAGGTTGTGGTGTCCCACAATTAACAGCTATTGCATTGTGTGCTGAAGTTGCAGCCGGTTATGGCGTACCTGTTATCGCTGACGGTGGTATCCGTACTTCAGGTGATATGGTGAAAGCTTTTGCGGCAGGTGCTTCAACAGTTATGTTGGGTAGCATGCTTTCCGGCACAATCGAAACGCCGGGCGAAATCAAAAACGGTAAAAAGCAATATCGCGGTATGGCTTCACGTGCAGCGCAAGACAACTGGCGCGGTGGCGTTCCAGAAGGTATGGCTCCAGAGGGAGAATCAACGCAAGTTGCAGTAAAAGGTCACGTGAAAGACGTGATTTTTGAAGTCACTGGCGGCATCCGTTCTGGCATGAGCTACATCAATGCAACAAGCATTGCTGAAATTAAAGAGAAAGCACTCTTTATCGAAATGTCTTCTAATGGTATTTCTGAATCTCGCGCTCACGGAGTAAAGAGCTAA
- a CDS encoding KH domain-containing protein: protein MRNSNTSPSSCSLQKVMSREEVAELTCTMIQEFLRLIVDHPEEVSVAIEYGERTTVFRVECTKRNFSKILGSKGRMISSVRNMALAITARHGYRSIVEIPYFAPEDHV, encoded by the coding sequence GTGAGAAATTCAAACACAAGTCCTTCGTCTTGCAGTTTACAAAAGGTGATGTCACGTGAAGAAGTCGCTGAACTCACTTGCACTATGATTCAAGAGTTTCTCCGCCTGATTGTCGATCATCCCGAAGAAGTCAGCGTAGCGATTGAATACGGCGAACGTACCACTGTTTTTCGTGTGGAATGTACAAAGCGAAATTTCTCAAAGATCTTAGGTTCCAAAGGAAGAATGATTTCTAGTGTACGTAACATGGCTTTAGCAATCACAGCTAGACATGGATATAGATCTATTGTCGAAATCCCTTACTTCGCTCCGGAAGATCACGTATAA
- a CDS encoding GNAT family N-acetyltransferase encodes MAILPYKTFKTKNGNDVLIGTPSISDSAELLAVAKRIMTESKHLLTQGDEFQFTVEMQEKRIRDFTDHPDGLLLVAKIDGKIVGMTDFKVGGRRRIAHHGMLGLSFVPEYTGKGLGRLLMNELISWAQANPRVEALRLEVHSKNTPAVTLYEKLGFKIEGRQIKGIKFDDDSYDDVLTMVLFV; translated from the coding sequence ATGGCAATACTTCCCTACAAGACGTTCAAAACAAAAAACGGCAACGATGTTCTTATTGGAACTCCAAGCATCAGTGATTCCGCCGAGCTTCTAGCCGTGGCCAAAAGAATTATGACTGAAAGCAAGCACCTCCTGACTCAAGGAGATGAGTTTCAATTCACAGTTGAAATGCAAGAAAAGCGAATCCGTGACTTCACAGATCACCCCGATGGTCTTTTATTGGTCGCGAAGATTGACGGAAAAATCGTCGGTATGACCGATTTCAAGGTCGGTGGTCGTCGTCGAATCGCCCATCATGGGATGCTAGGACTTTCATTTGTCCCAGAATATACGGGAAAAGGCCTTGGGCGTTTATTGATGAACGAACTTATTAGCTGGGCGCAAGCTAATCCACGCGTTGAAGCTTTACGCTTAGAAGTTCATTCGAAAAACACCCCAGCCGTCACATTATACGAAAAATTGGGATTCAAAATCGAAGGGCGCCAAATCAAGGGTATAAAATTCGATGATGATTCTTACGACGACGTACTCACAATGGTTCTATTCGTCTAA
- a CDS encoding RluA family pseudouridine synthase — MIFKILFEDEYFIIAEKPAGLPSQPTVDKKRPNFFTLLKKQLQDERGAGFYLALHHRLDRDTSGVMIFAKNKEANEPLADLFKKHRIQKTYLCLTQTGKAAEKWDEKNFLAEVRDPVLKKMKMKSVRSGGQVAHTQFAVLERLKKGLLIQARPLTGRMHQIRVHLAEKGLGIFGDDIYPCLKSPAAPRLMLHAYSLEFTHPFTQEPITIASTLPDDMAEFKKKLS, encoded by the coding sequence ATGATTTTTAAGATTCTCTTTGAGGACGAGTACTTCATTATCGCAGAAAAACCTGCAGGACTTCCCTCACAACCAACGGTTGATAAAAAGAGACCGAACTTCTTCACTCTCTTAAAAAAACAACTGCAAGACGAACGCGGAGCGGGTTTCTACCTAGCTCTGCACCATCGTTTAGACCGCGACACATCGGGCGTGATGATCTTTGCTAAAAACAAAGAAGCCAACGAACCGCTTGCGGATCTTTTTAAAAAGCATCGCATTCAAAAAACTTATCTGTGCCTGACTCAAACGGGTAAAGCTGCTGAAAAATGGGACGAAAAAAACTTCTTAGCCGAAGTTCGGGATCCTGTTTTAAAAAAGATGAAAATGAAGTCGGTGCGCTCTGGCGGACAAGTCGCGCATACACAGTTCGCAGTTCTTGAGCGCCTTAAAAAAGGTTTGCTCATCCAAGCCCGTCCTCTGACAGGACGTATGCATCAAATCCGCGTGCATCTGGCCGAAAAAGGTTTGGGCATCTTCGGTGACGATATTTATCCGTGCTTAAAGAGCCCAGCAGCCCCGCGTTTGATGTTGCACGCCTACAGCTTGGAGTTCACTCACCCGTTTACTCAAGAGCCAATCACAATCGCAAGCACTCTTCCTGACGACATGGCGGAATTTAAAAAGAAGCTTTCCTAA
- a CDS encoding NAD(P)H-binding protein, protein MAWRILVTGATGCLGREIVKRLHQREVDFVAACRQDSIFPEEIRNLTVNYESPAVLDQAFREIDLLFLLIPFAEDMKQWARNAIRAAQKAGVKLIVRPSVVGADIESPYLWLRTEGEINKLLQESGIPSVIVKGTGFMQNYSRLYGDALKQGNLFLPEGEGRVAYLDARDLAAVCAEILVNPFQHIGRDYEVTGPRAISNAEALRLLSLAARRRISYIPVTEEATRKALSKAGASRWWTEFVLSRHLSNRDGIGELVTSTIEEILGRQPLTFEEYCDEVAEEFQSPAQNLGLRS, encoded by the coding sequence ATGGCATGGAGAATTCTGGTGACCGGCGCAACCGGTTGTTTAGGCAGAGAAATCGTAAAGCGGCTCCATCAACGTGAGGTCGACTTTGTCGCGGCTTGTCGTCAAGACAGCATCTTCCCGGAAGAGATTCGCAATTTGACTGTAAATTATGAATCTCCTGCGGTTTTGGACCAAGCTTTCCGCGAAATAGATCTTTTATTCTTGTTGATCCCGTTTGCTGAAGACATGAAGCAATGGGCGCGAAATGCCATTCGTGCGGCTCAAAAAGCCGGTGTGAAGTTGATCGTGCGACCTTCTGTTGTGGGCGCCGATATTGAGTCGCCCTATTTATGGTTACGAACTGAAGGGGAGATTAATAAGCTCTTACAAGAAAGCGGCATTCCTTCGGTGATCGTGAAGGGCACGGGCTTCATGCAAAACTATTCACGCTTGTATGGCGATGCTTTGAAGCAAGGAAATCTTTTTTTACCAGAAGGCGAAGGCCGGGTCGCATATCTTGATGCGCGCGATCTGGCCGCTGTTTGTGCGGAAATTTTAGTAAATCCATTTCAACATATTGGCCGAGATTATGAAGTGACGGGGCCTCGCGCGATTTCAAATGCTGAAGCTTTAAGATTATTATCGCTCGCAGCTCGGCGCAGGATTTCGTACATCCCCGTGACGGAAGAGGCGACACGCAAAGCACTTTCTAAGGCGGGAGCGTCCCGTTGGTGGACGGAGTTTGTATTAAGCCGCCATCTTTCAAATCGTGATGGCATCGGCGAACTTGTGACTTCAACCATTGAAGAGATATTAGGACGTCAGCCTTTAACGTTTGAAGAATATTGCGATGAAGTGGCAGAGGAATTTCAAAGCCCCGCGCAGAATTTGGGACTTCGCTCGTAA
- a CDS encoding 2,3,4,5-tetrahydropyridine-2,6-dicarboxylate N-succinyltransferase → MQNEVTQLFQDVQGGRPVSEFSTNDLKHIFETIEGLNSGKIRVCEKTSEGWKTNEWIKKAILLYFRVQQMTVMQAGDFTYWDKIPVKQWSEEDGVRVVPHALARKGSFIEKGAILMPSYVNIGAYVGAGTMVDTWATVGSCAQIGKNVHLSGGVGIGGVLEPVQASPVIVEDNAFIGSRCIVVEGALIEEGAVLGAGVTITASTKIIDVSEGKATEYRGRVPANSVVIPGTQMKKFPAGEFGVPCALIIGKRKPSTDLKTSLTDALRDYQVSV, encoded by the coding sequence ATGCAAAATGAAGTGACACAACTTTTTCAAGACGTTCAAGGTGGCAGACCTGTCTCTGAATTTTCAACGAACGATCTGAAACACATCTTCGAAACGATCGAAGGTTTGAACTCGGGCAAAATCCGCGTGTGCGAAAAAACTTCGGAAGGTTGGAAAACAAACGAGTGGATCAAAAAAGCGATCTTACTTTATTTCCGCGTTCAACAAATGACTGTGATGCAAGCCGGTGACTTTACTTATTGGGATAAAATTCCAGTAAAACAATGGAGCGAAGAAGACGGCGTGCGCGTTGTGCCTCATGCATTGGCGCGCAAAGGTTCCTTCATTGAAAAAGGCGCGATCTTAATGCCTTCTTACGTCAACATCGGTGCTTATGTGGGCGCAGGTACAATGGTTGATACTTGGGCAACAGTGGGTTCATGCGCACAAATCGGCAAAAACGTTCACCTGTCTGGTGGCGTGGGTATCGGTGGCGTTCTAGAGCCCGTACAAGCTTCTCCGGTGATCGTTGAAGATAACGCATTCATTGGCAGCCGTTGCATCGTGGTTGAAGGCGCCCTGATCGAAGAAGGTGCGGTTCTTGGTGCCGGCGTCACGATCACTGCCAGCACAAAAATCATCGACGTTTCTGAAGGCAAAGCCACTGAATATCGCGGCCGTGTTCCAGCGAACTCTGTTGTGATTCCGGGCACACAAATGAAGAAATTCCCAGCCGGCGAATTCGGTGTGCCGTGCGCATTGATCATCGGCAAACGCAAACCTTCAACAGACTTGAAGACATCTTTGACGGATGCTCTTCGTGACTATCAAGTGAGCGTTTAA